TTTGCAGCCTGGATCAGTAATAAACCGTTGTCTCCGGAATTTATCCAGCAGTTCAATCATGCAAACAGCATCGGCTTCCATAACATCCCGGCGATCGTTGCTGAGAATCCTTATCCTTTGTACGATCTCACAACCTATTACACGCAGAATATCAGTTATCCGCTGACACCCTCCAAGCGTCAGGGTATGCAGCGGTTCCTCAGCTATCTGATGCAGTAATCAACGAGCAGGCAAGGCTTACAAAGGTGCGGATTTCCAGTATGGATCAATCTGTCATCGGCTCATGAGTAGCCTATCAAATTATACGCGCCCTGCATGCTGCCTGTCCGTCATAACGGACAGGCAGCATGCAGGGAAGTGTCTGTTCCCTATTTCCTGATTATTAATAGTTAATCCTCAGCTCCTTCCACTTTTTTTACTATATTAGTTACCCATCTGTCTGTTCACACAAATTCCAGCATCATGAAAATTGGTATCCTTGGTAGCGGCCCTGTCGGACTTACGTTAACAGAAGGACTGATAATGGCCGGTCATGAGGTGATACTTGGTACCCGTAATCCTTCCAAGGAGTCGCTTCAGCAATGGATCAAAAAGAAGGGAGGGGACCGCGTAACTGCTGCGCCTTTCAGGGAGGCGGCCTCCCAGGGAGAACTACTGGTAATTTGTACCAACTGGGCGGGCACCCAGAAAGCCATTGAAGCAGCTGGATTATGGAATTTTAAGAATAAGGTGGTAGTTGACGTTACCAATCCTCTTGATGGCAAAGGGCCTGACCAGCAGGGTAGACTTAGCTTCTCTATCGGACATACAAATTCAGCTGGTGAGCAACTACAGGCCTGGCTACCTCCAGATGCTCATGTCGTAAAAGCGCTTAGTTGCATCGGACACGAATCAATGTTCCGTTCTCACCAAGAGCAGGAAACGCCCACTATGTTCATCTGCGGAAACAAAAGAGCGGCTAAAATGGCCGTAACAGGTCTGCTGAATGAAATGGGCTGGAAAGATGTGGTGGATATGGGAACGATAGAAATGAGCCGGAATATTGAGCCGCTGAGCATCTTATGGTATGCTTATGGGTTCAGGACGGGTACCTGGAGTCATGCTTTCAAACTGTTCAAATAAAAAGACCGGGCATATAGGGGATCGCTCCATATGCCCGGCCGCCTGATATCTTTCCTGAGAACTAGATCTCTTTTACATTAATGTAGAAGTTAGGATCTACTTTAAACTTCTTGATATCTGACAGGGTAAAACCTGTTGACTGCCAGTTCCTTCCCGGATAAATGAATGAATAGCCATTATCGGTCAGCGTTACCTTTACTGGCATATTGAAGTTCTCCACGTCGGTTACCCAACGGAATTTCAGCTGACTACCCTCGAAGTGATATTCCAGTGTAGGAATAGACGTACGCGTAAGATACTGTTCAAACACCTTATTGAAGTTCATGTTAGTCTTCTGATTGAAGAATTCCTCTACCTGACGGGTAGTGACGGTCTGGTGCCAGAAGGTCTTATTCAACCCGCGCAGGATGTCGCGGAACACATAGTCGTTGTTCACAATCTGGCGAATGGTATGGATCATGTTGGCACCTTTATAATACATATCACCACTACCTTCATTATTTACCCCATAATTGCCGATGATAGGAATATCATTCCTGATATTCTTTCTGATTCCCGTGATATAGGCAAATGCCGCTTCAGGACCATACTGACATTCAGTGAATAGTGTCTCTGAGTAGTTAGTGAAGCTTTCATGTACCCACATGTCAGCGATGTCTTTCGTAGTGATATTATTGCCGAACCACTCATGGCCGCTTTCATGTACAATGATAAAGTCCCATTTCAGGCCCCAGCCGCTACCGGAAAGATCAGTGCCTTTGTAACCCATCTGGAATTTGTTTCCATAGGCAACAGCACTCTGGTGTTCCATGCCGAGGTGCGGAGACTCAACGAGTTTATAGCTGTCCTTATAGAAAGGATATTTGCCAAACCAGGACTCAAAACATTTCATCATCTCTTTCACGACGGTGAAATGTGTACGGGCAGTATCTACGTTATAATCGAGTACCCAGTAGCTAAGGTCAAGTTTTCCGCCTTCACCTGAATAGGTATCTTTGAACTCTGAATAGTGACCAATGTTCATGGCCACATCATAATTATTGATCGGATTGGCCACATACCAGGTCCATACGATATTACCATCTTTGTCAACGGCTTTTTTCTTCAAACGACCATTTGATACGTCTACGAGGTCGGGAGGTGTAGTGATGGAGATGGTCATATTATCCGGTTCGTCACTCTGATGATCTTTATTCGGCCACCATACGCTGGCCCCAAGTCCCTGACAGGCAGTAGCGATCCAGGGCCTGTTCTGATCATCTCTTTTCCAGATCAGACCACCATCCCAGGGAGCGTTCTTTGCAATGCGGGGTTTACCATGATAGGCGATAGTGATCTTTTTTAGTTTCCCTTTGACCTGTTTTTTAGCAACCAGGTCGATGAAGATCACATTGCCCTCCCTTTTATACGGGACACTTTGTTTATCCTGTGTAACACTATCAACCGCCAGCGGTTCCTGCAGGTCTATCTGCATAACACTGTCCACTTTCAGCACCTTGTAGGTGATCGTATTCGACCCTGCCAGTGTACTGTCACTGAGATTAGGTTTTACGCGCAGATCGTAGGATTTAACATCCCACCAGGCTCTTTCACGGGTGATCGTACCCCTGAGTGTGTCTTGCCGGGTAAATGTAGTTTGATGTTGGGCGCCGGCTGTTAATGCCGTAAACAAAACCAATAAAAGCATAGGAATGCCTCGCATAGAAATTCTTATTTTATGCGGAAAGGTATTAATTTTCGTGTAATAATGCCTAACGCTGAAGGTTTAATGCTTAATGGTTTATGAAGATATCCATAAGCGGCATACAACAGATGCTCAATGGCGTAAGACCCTTCGCATGTATATGAGATATTTATGTATAGTAGTTGTTGTGTTACTGGCGGCCTGTGGCACCCCGTCCTCTTCAGACAAACAGGTGTTCCGGTATAATGTCCAGGAGGGAATTGCCTCCCTAGATCCTGCCTTTGCCAAAAATCAGGCAGTTATCTGGGCGGTGAGGCAGTTATATAATACCCTGGTTGAGCCGGATGCTCAGTTAAACATACGTCCGTCCCTGGCTACCCGCTGGGATATATCTCCTGACCATAAAACATTGACCTTTCATTTAAGAACGAATGTCTATTTTCATGATAATGAGGTGTTTCCCGGAGGGAAAGGTCGCCGGTTAGTCGCCAGTGATGTGGTATATAGCCTGCGTCGTATTATGGATCCGGCAACAGCTTCGCCGGGTGCCTGGATCTTTAACGGGAAGGTAGATAAGGAGAAAGGCTTTCTGGCATTAAATGATTCCACCTTCCAGCTGTCATTGTTACAACCGTTCCACCCGATATTGGGCATCCTGAGTATGCAGTATTGCTCGATCATACCTCACGAGATAGTAGATAGATACGGAAAAGATTTCCGTAAACATCCCTGTGGCTCGGGTCCTTTCCAGTTTTCTTTCTGGGAAGAAGGGCAGGCGTTGGTCCTGCACCGTAACCCCCACTACTTTGAGAATGACAGTGCCGGACGCCCATTACCATATTTAGATGCGGTAAAGATCAGTTTCCTGGATAGTAAGGCAACCGAATTTCTGCTGTTCCGGCAGGGACAGCTGGACTTCATGAATGATATTGATGCCTCTTTTAAAGATGAAGTACTGACGAAAAAAGGTAACCTGAAAAAGGATTGGGAGGGTAAATTGGTACTGGACAAGAGTCCCTATCTGAATATCGAATACTTTGGCTTTCTGATGGATAGTACTAATTCCGCCGTAAAACATTCATCTTCAGCTATTCAGAAAGTCAGGCTGGCTATTAACTATAGCATAGACCGGACCCGGATGATCACCTATCTGCGGAATGGGATCGGCTTTCCGGCCACTGCAGGGTTTGTGCCAATGGGATTGCCTTCATTTGATACAAGCCGGGTGAAAGGGTACCGGTATGATCCCGTGAAGGCAAGGCAGCTATTGCAGGAAGCCGGATTCCCGGAAGGGAAAGGACTGCCAACAATTAAGTTGCTGTCCATACCCGTTTATGAAGATTATGCCAATTACGTGGCCAACCAGCTGCAGCAGGTAGGTATTCCTGTGCAGGTAGAGGTGATGCAGAAGGCACTTTTATTGGAGCAAACGGCTAAATCGCAGGCATTGTTTTTCAGAGGGAGCTGGATGGCCGATTATGCAGATGCGGAGAATTACCTGGCTGTCTTTTATAGTAAAAACCCTGCGCCCC
The DNA window shown above is from Chitinophaga agri and carries:
- a CDS encoding NADPH-dependent F420 reductase is translated as MKIGILGSGPVGLTLTEGLIMAGHEVILGTRNPSKESLQQWIKKKGGDRVTAAPFREAASQGELLVICTNWAGTQKAIEAAGLWNFKNKVVVDVTNPLDGKGPDQQGRLSFSIGHTNSAGEQLQAWLPPDAHVVKALSCIGHESMFRSHQEQETPTMFICGNKRAAKMAVTGLLNEMGWKDVVDMGTIEMSRNIEPLSILWYAYGFRTGTWSHAFKLFK
- a CDS encoding ABC transporter substrate-binding protein is translated as MRYLCIVVVVLLAACGTPSSSDKQVFRYNVQEGIASLDPAFAKNQAVIWAVRQLYNTLVEPDAQLNIRPSLATRWDISPDHKTLTFHLRTNVYFHDNEVFPGGKGRRLVASDVVYSLRRIMDPATASPGAWIFNGKVDKEKGFLALNDSTFQLSLLQPFHPILGILSMQYCSIIPHEIVDRYGKDFRKHPCGSGPFQFSFWEEGQALVLHRNPHYFENDSAGRPLPYLDAVKISFLDSKATEFLLFRQGQLDFMNDIDASFKDEVLTKKGNLKKDWEGKLVLDKSPYLNIEYFGFLMDSTNSAVKHSSSAIQKVRLAINYSIDRTRMITYLRNGIGFPATAGFVPMGLPSFDTSRVKGYRYDPVKARQLLQEAGFPEGKGLPTIKLLSIPVYEDYANYVANQLQQVGIPVQVEVMQKALLLEQTAKSQALFFRGSWMADYADAENYLAVFYSKNPAPPNYTRYHNPAFDLLYEQSLSENNDSLRYLLYQQMDKMVLADAPVVPLFYDQVIHLVQPNVEGFTSNALNLLELRNVRIRPRIINEN
- a CDS encoding M1 family metallopeptidase translates to MRGIPMLLLVLFTALTAGAQHQTTFTRQDTLRGTITRERAWWDVKSYDLRVKPNLSDSTLAGSNTITYKVLKVDSVMQIDLQEPLAVDSVTQDKQSVPYKREGNVIFIDLVAKKQVKGKLKKITIAYHGKPRIAKNAPWDGGLIWKRDDQNRPWIATACQGLGASVWWPNKDHQSDEPDNMTISITTPPDLVDVSNGRLKKKAVDKDGNIVWTWYVANPINNYDVAMNIGHYSEFKDTYSGEGGKLDLSYWVLDYNVDTARTHFTVVKEMMKCFESWFGKYPFYKDSYKLVESPHLGMEHQSAVAYGNKFQMGYKGTDLSGSGWGLKWDFIIVHESGHEWFGNNITTKDIADMWVHESFTNYSETLFTECQYGPEAAFAYITGIRKNIRNDIPIIGNYGVNNEGSGDMYYKGANMIHTIRQIVNNDYVFRDILRGLNKTFWHQTVTTRQVEEFFNQKTNMNFNKVFEQYLTRTSIPTLEYHFEGSQLKFRWVTDVENFNMPVKVTLTDNGYSFIYPGRNWQSTGFTLSDIKKFKVDPNFYINVKEI